The Streptomyces sp. NBC_00162 genome window below encodes:
- a CDS encoding ABC transporter permease: MTAAAARGLRVLRKLAGMAATLLVTSFLVFSSLFLAPGDPASFLVKGRSPSPQELAEIRHQYGFDEPFLVRYGNWLEGVLRGDFGRSHLFHQDVASVIWSRLPSSLLLIGVSALMIAVVGTGAGIVGALRRGSRTDRTLMLLVTVGAAAPAFVAALLLRSVLGVRLGWFPTIGNGTGVLDRLHHVILPAAALSVTFMALVTRVTRSAMLDELRREHVEVALSRGTPRRTVIRRHVLRNALGPIVTVSALLVSGMLVSTAIVETAFGMSGVGSLLVQSVDQLDFQVVQAIVLLVVAAFVVVNALVDLVHPLIDPRLAAAGSAR; the protein is encoded by the coding sequence ATGACGGCCGCGGCGGCCCGCGGCCTGCGGGTCCTGCGCAAACTGGCCGGGATGGCGGCGACCCTGCTGGTGACCTCCTTCCTCGTGTTCTCCTCGCTGTTCCTGGCGCCCGGCGACCCGGCGAGCTTCCTCGTCAAGGGGCGCAGCCCCAGCCCGCAGGAACTCGCCGAGATACGCCACCAGTACGGCTTCGACGAGCCCTTCCTCGTCCGGTACGGAAACTGGCTCGAAGGGGTGCTGCGCGGCGACTTCGGCCGCTCCCACCTCTTCCACCAGGACGTGGCCTCGGTCATCTGGTCGCGGCTGCCCTCGTCCCTGCTGCTGATCGGGGTCTCCGCCCTCATGATCGCCGTGGTGGGCACCGGGGCCGGCATCGTGGGCGCGCTGCGCCGGGGAAGCCGTACCGACCGCACCCTGATGCTCCTGGTGACGGTGGGCGCCGCGGCACCCGCCTTCGTCGCCGCCCTCCTGCTCCGGTCCGTACTGGGCGTGCGGCTGGGCTGGTTCCCGACGATCGGGAACGGCACCGGCGTACTGGACCGGCTGCACCACGTGATCCTGCCGGCGGCGGCCCTCTCGGTGACCTTCATGGCACTGGTCACCCGCGTGACCCGCTCGGCGATGCTCGACGAACTGCGCCGTGAGCACGTAGAAGTCGCCCTCAGCCGGGGAACACCGCGGCGCACCGTCATCCGGCGCCACGTGCTGCGCAACGCGCTGGGACCGATCGTGACCGTCTCCGCGCTCCTGGTCTCCGGGATGCTGGTCAGCACCGCGATCGTGGAAACCGCCTTCGGGATGTCCGGGGTGGGATCCCTGCTGGTCCAGTCCGTGGACCAGCTCGACTTCCAGGTCGTCCAGGCGATCGTCCTGCTGGTCGTGGCCGCGTTCGTCGTCGTCAACGCCCTCGTGGACCTGGTGCATCCGCTGATCGATCCGCGTCTGGCGGCAGCGGGGAGCGCACGATGA
- a CDS encoding ABC transporter permease, with translation MSALGTTPARGPLSRLRPLTRLRTLGGSPLQRACLLLLVLFVLVALLAPWLAPQDPAFGQLGDTLLGPGADHWLGTDQGGRDTFSALIAGARTSLAGPLAVVVFSTVIGIAVGLFTAWRGGWVDTLAGRVLDVLFAFPALLLAILAVALFGKGMTAPVLAMAIAYMPYTARLVRGLAVQEKARPYVAAYQVQGHSALFVTVRRMLPNIAPTLLAQSTVNFGYALLDLAALSFLGLGVQPPTPDWGAMINQGQAAVLQGQPLSAVVPAVAVVLVVVAFNVVGEDLGDRLAGRDSA, from the coding sequence ATGAGCGCGCTCGGCACCACCCCGGCCCGCGGTCCCCTCAGCCGGCTGCGTCCCCTCACCCGGCTGCGCACCCTCGGCGGCAGCCCGCTCCAACGGGCCTGCCTGCTCCTCCTCGTCCTGTTCGTGCTCGTCGCGCTCCTCGCACCCTGGCTCGCGCCGCAGGACCCCGCCTTCGGGCAGCTCGGCGACACCCTCCTGGGCCCGGGCGCCGACCACTGGCTGGGCACCGACCAGGGCGGCCGCGACACCTTCTCCGCACTGATCGCCGGAGCGCGCACGAGCCTCGCCGGCCCCCTCGCCGTCGTGGTGTTCTCCACCGTCATCGGCATCGCCGTCGGCCTGTTCACCGCATGGCGCGGCGGGTGGGTCGACACCCTGGCCGGCCGGGTGCTCGACGTCCTGTTCGCCTTCCCCGCCCTGCTGCTGGCGATCCTCGCGGTGGCCCTGTTCGGCAAGGGGATGACGGCGCCCGTGCTCGCCATGGCGATCGCCTACATGCCGTACACCGCACGCCTGGTACGCGGCCTGGCCGTTCAGGAGAAGGCCCGGCCCTACGTCGCCGCCTATCAAGTACAGGGCCACTCCGCCCTGTTCGTCACCGTACGCAGGATGCTGCCCAACATCGCCCCGACCCTGCTCGCCCAGTCGACGGTGAACTTCGGATACGCCCTGCTCGACCTCGCCGCCCTCTCCTTCCTCGGACTGGGCGTACAGCCGCCGACCCCCGACTGGGGCGCCATGATCAACCAAGGGCAGGCCGCCGTGCTCCAGGGACAGCCGCTGTCCGCGGTGGTGCCGGCCGTCGCCGTGGTCCTGGTGGTCGTCGCCTTCAACGTCGTCGGGGAAGACCTCGGCGACCGGCTCGCGGGGAGGGACTCCGCATGA
- a CDS encoding ABC transporter ATP-binding protein, with amino-acid sequence MTLLAYDGLTVTLPSMARPILDCIRLSVAAGEIVALVGESGSGKSVTARAALGLFPAGAEVGGRVRVDGTELVGAGPASLREVRTNKAAMIYQDPRAAINPVRRVGDFLTEPLRLVHGWSKAQANARAVELLGAVGLPDPARHLNQYPHELSGGMLQRVVIAAALTAEPRLLLCDEPTTALDVSTQAEILAVLGRLQRERGLGLLLITHDIELAAAVGDRIYVMYAGRIVEAAPVAELFASPRHPYTAGLLGSSPPLDGPAGRLTPIPGAPLGLLESAPGCAFAPRCRFAEPGRCDQSPPELERHGPAEVACHRVAELTLKEDS; translated from the coding sequence ATGACACTGCTCGCCTACGACGGTCTCACCGTCACCCTGCCTTCGATGGCCCGCCCGATCCTGGACTGCATCCGCCTGAGCGTCGCCGCCGGGGAGATCGTCGCCCTGGTCGGGGAATCCGGCTCGGGGAAGTCGGTCACCGCCCGCGCCGCCCTGGGCCTGTTCCCCGCGGGCGCCGAAGTCGGCGGCCGGGTCCGCGTCGACGGCACCGAGCTGGTCGGGGCCGGCCCCGCGAGCCTGCGCGAGGTGCGGACGAACAAGGCCGCGATGATCTACCAGGACCCCCGGGCGGCCATCAACCCGGTACGCCGCGTAGGGGACTTCCTCACGGAACCGCTGCGGCTGGTCCACGGCTGGTCCAAGGCACAGGCGAACGCCAGGGCCGTCGAACTGCTCGGCGCGGTCGGCCTGCCCGACCCCGCCCGGCATCTCAACCAGTACCCGCACGAGCTCTCCGGCGGCATGCTCCAGCGCGTCGTGATCGCCGCCGCCCTCACCGCCGAACCCCGGCTGCTGCTGTGCGACGAGCCGACCACCGCCCTCGACGTCAGCACCCAGGCGGAGATCCTGGCCGTCCTGGGACGACTGCAACGCGAACGCGGCCTGGGACTGCTCCTCATCACCCACGACATCGAGCTCGCGGCGGCCGTCGGCGACCGGATCTACGTGATGTACGCCGGCCGGATCGTGGAGGCGGCGCCCGTCGCGGAACTCTTCGCCTCCCCGCGGCACCCCTACACCGCGGGTCTGCTCGGCTCCTCCCCACCCCTCGACGGCCCGGCCGGCCGCCTGACCCCGATCCCCGGCGCCCCGCTGGGGCTGCTGGAATCCGCTCCGGGCTGTGCCTTCGCACCCCGCTGCCGGTTCGCCGAGCCGGGCCGCTGCGACCAGTCGCCGCCGGAGCTCGAGCGGCACGGACCGGCCGAGGTCGCCTGCCACCGCGTCGCCGAACTCACCCTCAAGGAGGACAGTTGA
- a CDS encoding ATP-binding cassette domain-containing protein, with product MTTEPAPELLRVTGLRKTYRTGGTEVVAVDDLSFCLPAGGALGIVGESGSGKTTTARMLIGLERPDAGEILVQGRPPAASVRGKAARLARAKAVQIVFQDPYLSLDARIPIGATIDGVLRLHGLRDRQARADRVRELLAQVGLGDREAAALPRRLSGGQRQRAAIARALAVEPAVLVLDEAVSALDVSVQAQVLNLLADIRRDTGIGLVFVSHDLAVVRYVCDEALVMYRGRTVEHRPVADLLTSPRHPYTRLLLASVPRPGWDPDSISRRRRDALVTAAATPPPAGDR from the coding sequence TTGACCACAGAACCTGCCCCGGAACTGCTCAGGGTGACCGGCCTGCGCAAGACCTACCGCACCGGCGGGACGGAGGTCGTCGCGGTCGACGACCTGTCGTTCTGCCTGCCGGCGGGCGGTGCGCTCGGCATCGTCGGCGAGTCCGGTTCCGGGAAGACCACCACCGCCCGGATGCTGATCGGCCTCGAACGCCCGGACGCCGGCGAGATCCTCGTACAGGGCAGGCCGCCGGCCGCGTCCGTACGGGGCAAGGCGGCCCGGCTCGCGCGGGCCAAGGCCGTCCAGATCGTCTTCCAGGACCCCTACCTCTCGCTGGACGCCCGGATCCCCATCGGCGCGACCATCGACGGCGTCCTGCGCCTGCACGGCCTGCGCGACCGCCAGGCCCGCGCCGACCGGGTCAGGGAACTCCTGGCCCAGGTCGGCCTCGGCGACCGGGAGGCGGCCGCCCTGCCGCGCCGTCTCTCCGGCGGGCAGCGCCAGCGCGCCGCGATCGCCCGGGCCCTGGCCGTCGAACCCGCCGTCCTGGTCCTGGACGAGGCGGTGTCCGCCCTGGACGTGTCCGTGCAGGCACAGGTGCTCAACCTGCTGGCGGACATCCGGCGCGACACCGGCATCGGGCTGGTCTTCGTCAGCCACGACCTGGCCGTCGTCCGCTACGTCTGCGACGAGGCGCTCGTCATGTACCGCGGGCGGACCGTGGAACACCGCCCCGTCGCCGACCTGCTCACCAGCCCCCGGCACCCCTACACCCGGCTGCTGCTGGCATCCGTACCCCGCCCGGGCTGGGACCCCGACTCGATCAGCCGCCGACGCCGCGACGCCCTCGTCACCGCCGCAGCGACGCCGCCACCGGCAGGTGATCGCTAG
- a CDS encoding endonuclease/exonuclease/phosphatase family protein: protein MIAALAVLVTLLMLLHGWVPDRGVHLGSLVETFLPWTAAAVVALLAAALLRRSRVALVAVLLPAVTWAGVHAGTFLDRSAEGRADLTVVTHNVDDVNPDPAGTARALAASGAQLIALEELTQPALREYEQTLAGSHPYHAVAGTVGLWSTYPLRDTAAVPLVSWRSALRTTADTPEGPLTVYVAHLPSVRIRLGSGFTTDHRNEAAGRLAAELDSAPAGRTLLVGDFNGTTDDRALEPVTGRFRSAQEAAGAGFGFSWPARFPVARIDQILVRELTVVSAWTLPATASDHLPVAASLRR from the coding sequence ATGATCGCCGCCCTTGCCGTCCTCGTGACGCTGCTGATGCTGCTGCACGGCTGGGTCCCGGACCGGGGCGTCCACCTCGGCAGCCTCGTCGAGACCTTCCTGCCCTGGACCGCCGCGGCGGTCGTGGCGCTGCTCGCCGCCGCGCTGCTGCGCCGCTCCCGGGTGGCGCTGGTCGCCGTCCTGCTGCCCGCGGTCACCTGGGCCGGTGTCCACGCCGGCACCTTCCTCGACCGGAGCGCCGAAGGCCGGGCGGACCTCACCGTCGTCACCCACAACGTCGACGACGTCAATCCCGATCCGGCGGGCACCGCCCGCGCCCTCGCCGCCTCGGGCGCGCAGCTGATCGCCCTGGAGGAACTCACCCAGCCCGCGCTGCGCGAGTACGAGCAGACGCTCGCCGGGAGTCACCCGTACCACGCCGTGGCGGGCACGGTCGGCCTGTGGAGCACCTACCCGCTGCGGGACACGGCCGCGGTGCCGCTCGTGTCGTGGCGCAGTGCCCTGCGGACCACTGCCGACACCCCCGAGGGCCCGCTCACCGTGTATGTCGCCCATCTCCCCTCCGTACGCATCCGCCTCGGCTCGGGGTTCACCACCGACCACCGCAACGAGGCCGCCGGCCGGCTGGCCGCGGAGCTGGACTCCGCCCCGGCCGGGCGCACGCTCCTGGTCGGCGACTTCAACGGCACCACCGACGACCGGGCGCTGGAGCCCGTGACGGGCCGCTTCCGCTCGGCCCAGGAGGCGGCGGGCGCGGGCTTCGGCTTCAGCTGGCCCGCGCGGTTCCCGGTCGCCCGCATCGACCAGATCCTGGTCCGCGAGCTCACCGTGGTCTCCGCCTGGACCCTGCCGGCCACCGCTAGCGATCACCTGCCGGTGGCGGCGTCGCTGCGGCGGTGA
- a CDS encoding bifunctional serine/threonine-protein kinase/ABC transporter substrate-binding protein translates to MERLHPSDPSRIGGHRLLGRLGAGGMGVVYLGRTDDGALAAVKVIRAEYADEADFRARFRREADIAAQVDSPWAVQVTGADPDAAEPWLATAFVAGPSLAEAVAAHGPLPLRAVRVLGKAMAKALAVMHEQGLVHRDVKPGNVLLGMDRPRLIDFGIARGGEHTALTSADAVLGTPGFLPPEQAEGRPALPAGDVFSLGCLLAYAATGRLPFGTGAVDAMLYRTVHDEPDFGPEVLADPELTALLRTCLAKHPDIRPTMRELDEALTEDTPREGTDWLPDAVVATIAERAAALLALPGIDETVADPDAEPAPGSDPAPSPSRRRFLALATGGALLAAGGGLAGWLTLREDDKPKTPAGPAPRQWLIGVHADLSGPQKAAGQAQERGVRLAVDAFNSRDDKPFTLAVVAADDAGGADRSAAVATGLTANRDVLAVIGPTGNASVSPCLELYGEAGLPLLTVSALATSFGVTDRRSFFQTSALSLGQGSAVNLELAGKQGVRRLGVLCDRAGDIEGWQAILHLNRTLAFVAPEATLYSRVVPRGTEDLSPVVTDMLAHGIDSFFYAGTPAGAAKAAGLLAAAGFKGSRAADYTLAGPEFLTASGPAAEGWQFLAPYTGPEAPEVADVARAHQAAYGTAPDVWTAEAYDATSLVIDRLETAARGGGRPARADLLTALGQGTFRGLTKEYAFDEFRQVKGNIHHLHRIEGGRLRHVGRSTPLATG, encoded by the coding sequence ATGGAGCGGTTGCACCCCTCGGACCCTTCCCGGATCGGCGGCCACCGCCTCCTCGGGAGGCTCGGCGCGGGCGGCATGGGCGTGGTCTACCTCGGCCGCACCGACGACGGAGCCCTCGCCGCCGTCAAGGTGATCCGCGCGGAGTACGCCGACGAGGCCGACTTCCGGGCCCGGTTCCGCCGCGAGGCCGACATCGCCGCGCAGGTGGACAGCCCGTGGGCCGTCCAGGTCACCGGCGCCGACCCGGACGCCGCCGAACCCTGGCTGGCCACCGCCTTCGTCGCCGGTCCCTCCCTCGCCGAGGCCGTCGCCGCCCACGGGCCGCTCCCGCTGCGCGCCGTACGCGTCCTGGGCAAGGCCATGGCCAAGGCCCTCGCGGTGATGCACGAGCAGGGACTCGTACACCGCGACGTCAAACCCGGGAACGTCCTGCTCGGCATGGACCGGCCCCGGCTCATCGACTTCGGGATCGCCCGCGGTGGCGAGCACACCGCCTTGACCTCCGCCGACGCCGTGCTCGGCACGCCCGGCTTCCTCCCGCCCGAGCAGGCCGAGGGTCGCCCCGCACTGCCGGCCGGCGACGTCTTCTCGCTCGGCTGCCTCCTCGCGTACGCCGCCACCGGCCGACTGCCCTTCGGTACCGGCGCCGTGGACGCGATGCTCTACCGCACCGTCCACGACGAACCCGACTTCGGCCCGGAGGTCCTGGCCGACCCGGAGCTCACCGCGCTGCTGCGGACCTGCCTCGCCAAGCACCCGGACATCCGCCCCACCATGCGCGAACTGGACGAGGCGCTGACCGAGGACACCCCGCGCGAGGGCACCGACTGGCTGCCCGACGCGGTCGTCGCCACCATCGCCGAGCGCGCCGCCGCCCTGCTCGCCCTGCCCGGCATCGACGAGACCGTCGCCGACCCCGACGCGGAGCCGGCCCCCGGGAGCGACCCGGCGCCCTCGCCGTCCCGCAGGCGTTTCCTCGCCCTCGCCACCGGCGGTGCGCTGCTCGCGGCCGGCGGCGGCCTGGCCGGCTGGCTGACACTGCGCGAGGACGACAAGCCGAAGACCCCGGCCGGGCCCGCGCCCCGGCAATGGCTGATCGGCGTACACGCCGACCTCTCCGGCCCGCAGAAGGCCGCCGGGCAGGCCCAGGAGCGCGGGGTCCGGCTCGCCGTCGACGCCTTCAACTCCCGTGACGACAAGCCCTTCACCCTCGCCGTGGTCGCCGCCGACGACGCGGGCGGCGCCGACCGGTCCGCCGCCGTCGCCACCGGCCTCACCGCCAACCGCGACGTGCTCGCCGTCATCGGCCCGACGGGCAACGCCTCGGTCAGCCCCTGCCTGGAGCTGTACGGGGAGGCCGGCCTGCCCCTGCTCACCGTCTCGGCGCTGGCGACCAGCTTCGGCGTCACCGACCGGCGCAGCTTCTTCCAGACCAGCGCCCTCTCCCTGGGCCAGGGTTCGGCCGTCAACCTCGAACTGGCCGGGAAGCAGGGAGTGCGCCGCCTCGGCGTCCTGTGCGACCGCGCCGGCGACATCGAGGGCTGGCAGGCGATCCTGCACCTCAACCGGACCCTGGCCTTCGTCGCACCCGAGGCCACGCTCTACTCGCGGGTCGTGCCGCGCGGCACGGAGGACCTGTCCCCGGTCGTCACGGACATGCTCGCCCACGGCATCGACTCCTTCTTCTACGCCGGTACCCCGGCGGGCGCGGCCAAGGCCGCCGGGCTGCTCGCCGCCGCCGGGTTCAAGGGCTCCCGCGCCGCCGACTACACCCTCGCCGGACCCGAGTTCCTCACCGCCTCCGGACCGGCCGCCGAAGGATGGCAGTTCCTCGCCCCGTACACCGGCCCGGAGGCCCCCGAGGTCGCGGACGTCGCCCGCGCGCACCAGGCGGCGTACGGCACGGCCCCCGACGTGTGGACGGCGGAGGCCTACGACGCCACGAGCCTGGTCATCGACCGGCTGGAGACGGCCGCGCGCGGCGGCGGCCGCCCGGCCAGGGCCGACCTGCTGACCGCCCTCGGGCAGGGCACCTTCCGCGGTCTGACGAAGGAGTACGCCTTCGACGAGTTCCGGCAGGTGAAGGGCAACATCCACCACCTCCACCGGATCGAGGGCGGCCGGCTGCGCCACGTCGGCCGGTCCACCCCGCTCGCCACGGGATAG
- a CDS encoding bifunctional serine/threonine-protein kinase/ABC transporter substrate-binding protein, with protein sequence MHPLIPADPAAIGGNRLLGRLGSGGMGTVYLGRSPAGTLVAVKVIRADHAADPAFRARFRREAEAAGRLSGRWVVPVVAADPEAREPWLATPFIPGPALSEAVGGYGPLPAATVRSLGARLARALEQVHRAGLIHRDVKPGNVLLAADGPWLIDFGIARAAGATTLTAVNTIVGTPGYLAPELARAGSPVPDPASDVFSLGCVLAYAATGHGPFGGGHPAAVVFRTVHDEPELDGLPDELREPVTACLAKDPAARPTLAQLLALLGEGRAEEPGAHTEDWLPAPLLRLIAERSTRALDLPAPEPTRIDVPPARRPLTRRRLLAAGGALAAVGAPIAWFAARRPAGRTASPPAGELPTHTLALQADLTGPGKATGRAHERGMRLAVDAHNARTDAAFRLSLRVADDGGDPARAAQAARELIADPAVVAFTGPTWDAPVAELGAACLAADLTQLLVSASSPEMAQTRWRTLCATRPIDDELGSAVLFYLSQVRPSHRTAVVEDAEAEEPAWRLTRVLQQSPPAQGSVSIHRIPAGSSDFAGAVGALTEARSEAAVYAGTSPERAGRLARALAEAGFQGPRMGIQQAMEPAFLTAAGPAAEGWLFSTLFTDPLAVPAAAGFTAAHRAAYGEPPARWATEAYDAVDLLVAALTGLEGEGRDRAGLSRRIFRTQHRGLAKPLTFDASTHVLSGRYVAHLYRVESGAFRYLGLYPDVRSDP encoded by the coding sequence ATGCACCCCCTCATCCCCGCCGATCCGGCCGCGATCGGCGGGAACCGGCTGCTGGGGCGGCTCGGCTCGGGCGGCATGGGCACCGTGTACCTGGGCCGTTCCCCCGCCGGCACCCTCGTGGCGGTCAAGGTGATCCGCGCCGACCACGCGGCGGACCCCGCCTTCCGCGCCAGGTTCCGCCGCGAGGCCGAGGCCGCGGGGAGGCTGTCCGGGCGCTGGGTCGTCCCGGTGGTCGCCGCGGACCCGGAGGCGCGCGAACCCTGGCTGGCCACCCCCTTCATCCCCGGTCCCGCACTGTCCGAGGCGGTGGGCGGGTACGGGCCGCTGCCCGCGGCGACCGTACGCAGCCTGGGCGCGCGGCTCGCCCGGGCGCTGGAGCAGGTGCACCGCGCCGGGCTCATCCACCGCGACGTGAAACCCGGCAACGTCCTGCTCGCCGCGGACGGGCCCTGGCTGATCGACTTCGGGATCGCGCGTGCGGCGGGAGCGACCACGCTGACGGCCGTGAACACGATCGTCGGCACCCCGGGATACCTGGCGCCCGAGCTCGCCCGGGCGGGAAGCCCGGTGCCGGACCCGGCGAGCGACGTCTTCTCCCTCGGCTGTGTGCTGGCGTACGCGGCGACCGGGCACGGTCCGTTCGGCGGTGGGCACCCGGCGGCGGTGGTCTTCCGGACGGTGCACGATGAACCCGAACTCGACGGCCTGCCAGACGAGTTGAGGGAGCCCGTCACCGCCTGCCTGGCGAAGGACCCGGCAGCCCGGCCGACGCTCGCGCAGCTGCTCGCCCTCCTCGGCGAAGGGCGGGCCGAGGAGCCCGGGGCGCACACCGAGGACTGGCTGCCGGCCCCCTTGCTCAGGCTGATCGCCGAACGCTCCACCCGGGCCCTGGACCTGCCCGCCCCCGAGCCCACCCGGATCGACGTCCCACCGGCCCGGCGGCCCCTCACCCGCAGGCGACTGCTCGCGGCCGGGGGAGCACTCGCCGCCGTGGGCGCGCCGATCGCCTGGTTCGCCGCGCGCCGGCCGGCCGGCCGGACCGCCTCGCCGCCCGCCGGCGAGCTCCCCACCCACACCCTCGCCCTCCAGGCGGACCTGACCGGGCCGGGCAAGGCCACCGGCCGGGCACACGAACGCGGCATGCGCCTCGCCGTGGACGCGCACAATGCGCGGACGGACGCCGCCTTCCGGCTGTCCCTGCGCGTCGCCGACGACGGAGGCGATCCGGCGCGCGCCGCGCAGGCGGCCCGGGAACTGATCGCGGACCCCGCGGTCGTCGCCTTCACCGGCCCCACCTGGGACGCGCCCGTCGCGGAACTCGGCGCGGCCTGCCTCGCCGCGGACCTCACCCAGCTCCTGGTGTCGGCGAGCAGCCCCGAGATGGCCCAGACCCGCTGGCGGACCCTGTGCGCCACCCGGCCGATCGACGACGAGCTGGGCTCCGCCGTCCTCTTCTACCTCTCGCAGGTGCGGCCCTCGCACCGTACGGCCGTCGTGGAGGACGCCGAAGCGGAGGAGCCCGCCTGGCGGCTCACCCGTGTCCTCCAGCAGAGCCCCCCGGCGCAGGGCTCGGTGAGCATCCACCGGATCCCGGCGGGCAGCTCGGACTTCGCCGGGGCCGTCGGCGCCCTGACCGAGGCCCGGTCCGAGGCCGCCGTCTACGCGGGCACCTCGCCGGAACGGGCCGGCCGGCTCGCCCGGGCCCTCGCCGAGGCGGGATTCCAGGGCCCGCGCATGGGCATCCAGCAGGCCATGGAGCCCGCGTTCCTCACCGCGGCCGGTCCGGCGGCCGAGGGCTGGCTGTTCAGCACGCTGTTCACCGACCCCCTCGCCGTACCCGCCGCCGCCGGTTTCACGGCCGCGCACCGGGCCGCGTACGGGGAACCGCCGGCCCGCTGGGCCACGGAGGCGTACGACGCCGTGGACCTGCTGGTCGCGGCCCTGACCGGTCTGGAGGGTGAGGGGCGTGACCGCGCCGGCCTGTCCCGCCGGATCTTCCGCACGCAGCACCGGGGTCTGGCCAAGCCGCTGACCTTCGACGCGTCCACGCACGTCCTGAGCGGGAGGTACGTGGCCCACCTGTACCGCGTCGAGTCCGGTGCGTTCCGGTACCTGGGGCTCTACCCGGACGTCCGCTCGGATCCCTGA